In Gossypium arboreum isolate Shixiya-1 chromosome 5, ASM2569848v2, whole genome shotgun sequence, a single genomic region encodes these proteins:
- the LOC108452526 gene encoding protein EPIDERMAL PATTERNING FACTOR 2-like, whose protein sequence is MKILSLGVVARLLAVVILFMFCLSSESLRVPPHHAAGIHGEATKFGDETQMNSKEGGVKEELGMELYPTGSSLPDCSHACGPCFPCKRVMVSFKCSMAESCPVVYRCMCKGKYYHVPSN, encoded by the exons ATGAAGATCCTGTCTCTTGGAGTTGTTGCACGTCTATTGGCCGTTGTTATCTTGTTCATGTTTTGCCTATCCTCTGAAAGCCTTCGGGTGCCACCTCATCATG CAGCCGGCATCCATGGGGAAGCTACCAAGTTTGGAGATGAAACACAAATGAACTCTAAG GAAGGAGGGGTAAAGGAAGAGTTAGGGATGGAGTTATACCCGACAGGGTCGAGCTTGCCGGATTGTTCCCACGCTTGTGGGCCTTGCTTTCCATGCAAGAGGGTGATGGTTAGCTTCAAGTGCTCCATGGCTGAGTCCTGCCCGGTTGTTTATAGATGCATGTGTAAAGGCAAATACTACCATGTGCCTTCCAACTGA